The Medicago truncatula cultivar Jemalong A17 chromosome 7, MtrunA17r5.0-ANR, whole genome shotgun sequence genome includes the window GAGATTTGTCTGCATAGCATAcaagaaatataattataaacaaTACCACCAAGAGAGTAAGGATAGTTATCAGCAAGTGACACTGAATATACAGTTAAAGAAAGGATCACCGGTGAACAAGAAGTAACAGTTGAAAAAGTtccacattaaaaaaaaaaaacggaatcGGCGCGTATATGACGTGCCAATAATGACAAAGATGAGAAATACACATCAACCCATAAAGAATTTAATATGTtaccaaaacaaaagaatttaataCATAAGCACTATAAACAAACACTCTTACGCTGACAACTAATTATATTTCACTAATTCTCCATGTTATAACATCACTTATTAAAACAAGTTTATAATTGCCCTGGattctccacttattcaccttaaggggtgaatttctagccactatGCTACttgaacaaaagaaagaaaaaaaacgttTATAATGCACTCTAAGGGCAAAAGCTAAAGCACTGACATGTATAAAACATTACAATAAGTCAATAACAGAGTTTAACTACACAATGGCTTTTTTCTATTCAATTataatttcttcttcaaatatGTACAAAGTAGTTGGTTCTGCATGGACTCTTCAAAATGGTAGAACCAAATATCCCCAATTCCTAAAGCTAAAAACTTTACAATTTGCAGATACAGTTTCATTTGTAGACAGTGAAATAACCAGCCAAATCATGCCAAAATATCTAGAACTGGCTGAACATAGTAAATAAACTCTTCACACAAACAACTTTAAaccttaaacaacaacaacaatcaagtcttccctcaaaataaaaacaacaaccaagttTTATCCCACTACGTGGGGTTGGTCACATGGATCAAACGGAGCCAAGAAAAAAAGCTCAGGTGGGCCACTAAAATAAACTACAATATATAAACACTAAATTTAAGTTGTAATCAACATCAATCACAAAGTTGACGTGCCGGAGTTTGACTAAAAAGCTTGGGAGAGTactttaaataaatgaattacatattttacaaatgctataaattacgaaactgttttttttatagtaCAACTATTAATTAGGGGAATTTATTAGTTGACAAGATTATATAAAGAAGGTTTAGAAACCCCTACAAATTAGAAGGTTTGTAAACCTTCACTAACCAACCAAATATACGTGTGACAAAAATCTTGCACACCACTTTGTTGGGGCTTGGATGGAACCGCCAAAAACTAAAACCGCTGCAAAATTGTTTAAACTCTCGCAAAATGGACCTatagttttaactttttaagttTTCAGCGTTGATCTCTAGGTACTCTCATTAATACATAATCTGTCTTCTCTCGgcatgcccaaaccacctaaaCCTATTTTTCACCTgccttttctactataggtgctaccctaACTTTCAAACCttggaaaatgattttctttttcataataTTTCAATTGAGTAATTTCACAAAACTCCAATGAAGACCACTTAACAAACTGAAATCTAAGTTTtattacatataaaaaataaataaacttgtagtaaaaaataaaccaaaacaaacttgaattaataattttttcagaTTAAAGTATGATCTAAGAAAGCaatgaaaaattggatttttagaACCTCGGAGGGGAATTGGGCGCAGAGACGGTGGGAGAGGAAGATGGCGTTGGAGTGAAGGAAATGGCGAAGACTGTTTTGAACAGAATCAACAAGTATTGCTTCCATGGATGCTGTTGTTGTTTTCACTGCTTCTTCTTCGATTGATTCGACGATTTTGGGATATGAGAGGGATTTTGAATCttcgattttgattttgatttgattcaaaaatGGAATGAAAATGGTTGTTGTAGCATGTGATGTGTTTCTCAAATTTCAAATTAGATCACGTGATTTCGGAATTCAATCATCTCAATTGTTCCGTTGGCACCAGGTagacatataaaataaataaaaatatcaaccaACAAATActataaatcttttaaaaaataaatacaatatttgagtaaaaaaatgcaacataatattttagttaaaaaaattatagaagaaATAATGTCCAGTTTAATGaacatataatattaaaaaaatatagcaaattttaaaaaatagaatataataatattaaaaaataatgtattttttttaagaaaaaaataatatattctaATAAGCTTAAATTATCGAAAAgattaacaaatttataatttaaatcaaagtacaaaatataatataataatattagtaataaataattttattcatatttatttaaattatgtcGGCCTGACAAACCTAAAAGACTTTTGTTATGATATGTGACTCGATCTTTTTAGTTAAATAGACTTCTAAAAAGATCTAAATCTTCTctatttaaacaaaataatattctaTACAAAGGACCTTCGGTTTGTATGGAATAAGTCTACAAAAAGGTCTCAACTTCCGCATTGCCCTTTATTATCAAAAATAAGATGCTAGGAGATTAGCCTCGTCTCCAATACTGTCTTGGTTTGCTTTGCATTTATCTCGGAGGCAAAACCCTAAGGCTGAGAAGATGGTTAGTAGTATCTATATATCCGATGATATTTTCTTCCATTgatacttgctccacacatcatagtttgtattggtgtgagttttgagtccgaattcacaacaattggcacccaccgtggggcaagggGAGAAGTTTGTCAAGTGTGCACCATGGGTACCAAAGGTTACATCTTGGAGATGGAAACAAGCATGGTTGAATGGAAGTGTATGAAAACATTAAAGGTTGAGACGGTGATGTTAGTCAACCTAGCACAATCAAAGAAGGTTAAGTGTGAAGAGAGGAGGTCATGATGGTGGTGTGATGGCGGTGCTGTGTGTGTTCTCAATGGGAAAGTTCAGCTTGGAGAGGCGGTGTGAAGAATATTTGTGATCAACCTTTGAGGTGGAGTTGCAAGGTGAAGGCATAGTGTGTGTACGCGTTTGGAAGTTGAGGTGGAGAAATCTCAGCTTGAGGTTTAGTGTTTCTCTAGCGAAACTAGGAGGAGACAAGTTGAAGACACCAAAGCGGTACAACTATGGAGGCCTTGGTGTTTATGCTCTAGTAGCGAGCATGTGAATTCTTCATGAGCACGGAAGACATTTCGAGGGTTGAAGAATGTTTGGCATGACTTGTGGAATTACCGAAAAATACCAATGGTAATTGGAGGCAAGTGAATCTTCGGGAGGCTGAGTTTGATCACTCTGGGGGCCAAGAGGTTATGGTGTAGGCTTGCGGAACTACCTAAAATCCTAGTGCAGTTGGATGCAAGAAACTTCAAGAGGGCGGAAGGCATTCCGAAGTTTGAAGAGGTAAAGGTGAAAACTTGTGGAACTACAAAGTGTTGTTGGATGCAAGGAATAAGACTTGGAAGCTTGTGGAACTACCGAGGGTGGTTGGATGCAAGTGGAGGTCGGAGTATGGATCAAGGTTCAAGCGGAGCTTTGGACTTGATTGGTTTTGTCTTGAGGGATTGTTCAAGGCAAGGATAAGGAGaatggtggttgatggttaaattagtatcatcatcattttagagtcaaggtggagaattgttGAGATGTGgctcaaaaatgaaaattgagaaagtgttggaatcgtgacacgattttgggatcgtgacacgattttcaagGCCGTGAATGGGTGTGCTCTGGaagccaaatcgtgacacgatatgggaaaacgtgacacgattttgacagatCTGAAACACGTTTTAAGCGCTCCATGACCCATTTATTGGGTAAGCTTGGTGAATCTCATAGAAACCAAAGGAGGgaacttttagggttttagatactaaaggttgagggtctttgggtgaggttcaaaacttcaagatgtgaatcttggagaaccaaaagagggggcTCTTGGGGAAAGGGTTGGTGCCTTTTGGGGAAGATTCATGGGGTTGGAAAACACATGAGTGAAGAGTCTTTTGTGAGCAACTTGGGTGAGTCTtgtgaaaccaaaagagaagatccttagtgaaatcaaatgctaagggttggttctcttttgagggttagattctagagttgggaaacaattgtaaacacattgggagagtgaaaatcatgagtgtcttgttcattggttagattgggaaaatgggtagaaattaggattgttctttgtgagcttgttgaagctaatttcttgtaacccatttgtatctctttgtaagaactcgttgatagtggattggagagatcaatctctccttcagagtaggtcaagttggaccgaactgggtgttCCTCCTAGTCCTTCTCAGTTTGTACCTTTTGATACTACTAGGTGTCGTCTTAATGGATATGGTTATGACCATGTCAATGACGATGTTAAGATCATTCGACATTTTAATGTTAGTAAATATtaccatgatgatgatgaatttgacTGGCCTGATCTGCCAGCAACACCGAGATCTTTTTGGGAGGTTTACAACGTAAGAAGTGGCTCTTGGAAGAAACTTGATTATGATATGGATATTCCCAGAGGTGTAAGACGTAATGTGTACTTGGATGGGGTGTGTCATTGGTTTGCagatatgaaaaatatatggttTCGTTTAACTTGAGCAGTGAAGTGTTTTCTACTAAACTCTTACCTTTTGATATGGAAGATAGTTATCTCGATGAGTGGGTAGAGAGCTACTTGGATTTGACAGTGTTGAATGGATCCGTAGCTATGATCTCAAAGCATGCAAAGACGACTTCTTTTCACATATATGTTTTGTGTGAACTTGGTGTCAAAGAATCATGGACCAAACTCTTCATTGTCGGACCCTTACCTAGCGTAGGTCGTCCTATTGGAATAGGAAAGAAGGGTGATCTATTCTGTCTTAAGAATTGCAAAGAACTAGTCTGTTTTGATTTAAACACCcaaacaattgaaaatttggGTGTTGTGACTTGGCAATTTATAGGAAAAACTTTCTTCCAATTGGTCGAAAGAGGAGTTAGTTATTTTTGCATCTCAAGTTTAAAGCTTTTTCTCAAGAGGGTTATAAGTATAATTATTAGAATTTAGGATTTTATTATGAAGTTGAATGTTATGAAGTCATTACAATGCAAGTAGGCATTTCAATTTCACATATTATGCGTACTATCTTGTGTATGAGCAAGAAACATTTGGCATATGAATCTTTCTTTACCAATGTTATTTCCATGctttctgttttttgttttgcataTTGTTCTTCTTTGGATTCCAGTTGTATGTATGCATGGTCTATTGTCTTTTTTGAACGTTCTCGATTTTcatatagaaatagcttatatttTGGAAACATTTGCCGGCGATGTAATTAAAATATCTCTGTTTGAACCTCTGTACATTCTTCATGCCATATATCTGCAACCAtggctttagatgtatgctgtTGGCTTGTTTTTCCTCATTGATCAGAAGTAAGTACAGAAAAAAACACATAGACTGAAAGAGtgtgttgtttgatttgcaaTCAGAATTGTGTTAGTCGTGtcatgttgtttgtttttagaAATTTCATTACTTCTTGGAGGAGTTATGCTGCTGATATTCCATTGGAAAGGGGGGGTGCGTCCTTTAACAAGATGAATATGGTATAAATATAGTGAGGGATGGGAGCTATTGAAATGTATGTTCCTTTTTTCAGTGTTAATTACTGGTTTTGTTCTAGTCTTCTTGATAATTGGTCTTTTCTCCTTATGACTTGTTGCACAATATTGGGACAAAGCATGTATTCTTTTTTAGAATTGAACTGTGATTTTTTTTCACTCAGtagttttgtttaatttagttATGTCCTTGGTGTATCTAGTATTGCACATGTaaattttctcactaaatctgtTATGGCAGACCACTTAATCCTTTTCACCAGTTGACTTATGACTCAGTTAGCTAGCAACCGTTGAGTATAGGGGTAGGTACTGTGAGATTTGAGTAGGGTTCACGTTTCAAGTTTAGTGTATTGAAGTAATTGGCTCAATTGTAGTTTGAGTGGTTGTGTGATGGTGTAATCATTTTGAAAGCTGTGTATAGTAAACATTGCTTTGATTTTGTCAGGCATATGGAAAATGTGTGATTAATCTCTGTGGTATAGTAATAGACTCCTGTGATTCTGTGTTTGATTAGCTTTGTCTACAGACATGAGTGTCTGCTTGCacttatattctttttttttttttacatatttgcaCTTCATGAGTAATGTTCTCTTGATAACCAATGCTTGAACTATCCCCATTTTCCAATTCCATACTTGTGTACTGGCAAATCAATTGGACAGGCTTTAGACTTGTCAAGTACAGTATCAAGTTCATTGTTACTATCATGGTTGTTAAACCATCAAGATAACTCTTAAACGTTCATGATGAGTTTGAGATTCTGCGTAAAAAAGATCAAGGTAACTCGCATATAATAAACTCTTTATTTGATAATCTCTTGTTCatttaaactcaataaaatcGGTAAACTGTTGATTTTACTAGCGAGTTTACAATTCTACATCGGTTTGGTCTTAGAATGTAAAAGTTTTGTCAATATTATCAGGTTTTGTTATTTATGTATTGCAATATATATTGGttttaattgttcaaaaatatatatatatatatattggttttATGTCTTCTTGTGAGAGACAACTTTTACAACATTCATTACTACCAAGGCTTCTCCCAACATGAGATGGCTGACTCTTCTCTGAAAACTCTATTGTCACAAATTTAATATGagatttctcttttattttcccGCCCAATATTGCTCCTAACACATCGTTAATGTCACCTACAACATTGTAgcaaaaacataaagaaaactgtaaatcataaattttatgATTGTGAGAACTGGTTATGATGGTTCAAACTTCAGAGAACGGGAGCTAAGAAATCTAGTCTAAACACAAATCAAAATTTGAGGTTCCCTCTTTATGTCaagaaaaaacatcaattatgaaaaattaaatactGGAAAATCCAGTCACTATGCAAGCCTTCAAAAGAAGAGTGACCTTAAAAGTCACTGGCCTTTTGCTGACAAAATGTCCTTTAAAAAGGTGTCAAAGAACATTAGCTTTCCATCTAACCACAAAACTGACACTTTCATCTCTATCTAGTTAACATAGTAGAAAACCCATTGCATGATAGTATCAGTTATTAAACAATTGTGTGaggcatgatttttttttctttttcattgaatGAATAGTACACCCGATAATATGCATCAACACTACTAATGTAATGATAAAGTGGATGAATGACTTTTTCTCTACGTTACTTGTTTCTCATTGCTCTGAGGCATGCAAAAATTGAAGTACAAATTCCCTAAACCGCTTACATTTGGTTTTAATTCTTCTGGCCGGGCAGAGAAGCAAAACTATACGACAtgaatttgtaaagaaaaaCACATCTGATTTAATTACAACAAAGGAGTAATTCAATTCCATAAGGATGCACTTGGAGGCAGAAGCGCAAAAACCAGGTCGTTGACGAAGAAACTCACATTTAGATGCTTGAATTTGAACACACAAAGAAGACTATGGTTTAAAGATTAACATAGtcacttattttttatatctaaGGATTGAAAGATGCAAGCATACAATGAAAAACTGATTCTGCACATGTAATTGTATATACTGGTAGCACAGGTTAAAAAGAGAAGCACCATAGTATCAACATTTGTGACTTTTGCACCACTGTCTGCCATGTGCTTGTTTTCTCTTGCTAATCTtgttaacaaaagaaaaacaacagaGTGAAATTTATTTAAGCGGAGTATACATTGTTATTTGTAGAAAAGACTTGCAGAAATATAAaagctcaaaatttgatttttttggaccCATATCACTTGCTTTCAGAGTAAGAGCAAAAAGTGTTAACTTGGAAATCTCCATGATATTTCCTTATTTAAATAGTTTCTTCATCTAGGTTAAGGAAATTCTTTATGATTCCCATCATTTCTGCTCCAGGGAAACGCCCCAAACATCCCCTTGCAGCTGCAATttcatttaattcatatacTGAATCGCCGCTATAAGATTGAGAGCATATATCTCCTCTCTCTTCAGTTTCCAAATCAAAAGTCAAGTCTTCACCAGACTTAACACTTGGAAGAGGAAATGGATCAAGAGAAGTTTGGCGAACAACGGATTCGCCAATTGCACCAACAAAGTCCTTCAACCGACAAATAGCAAATGGAACCGGTTCAAAGCTATGATCTCCATATTCTACTGGAGTAGAGTGGTCTCCTGTGACACAAAGGAAAAACTGAAAGTTTCCGGTTGATTCTGCTTCCCAGAGTAATCTTGCCAATTGCCCTATAGCAGTATCAACAGCTTCTAATGCTTTGACTTTAAGAATGCTTGCTTTGTCATGGCCTGCATCATCTATTGCCTGTAGTAACATATGAGATCCAATCAAAATTGAATGAttcaaaattatagaaataaataaagctTATAACAATCTAAAAGGAAAAAGTAACAAAAGAGAAGCGTTCTCCATAAAAGATGAACAATTCAacccttaattttatattagagtTGATAAACAATTcagttttaatattaattttgctAGATTCCGTTCTTGAAGGTTTCAATCTCCAAGAGGACCATGCAGCCGCACCACCTCATTATTTACGGGTGAAGGAAAGAAATGGTAAACAACTCTTCATCTTTAAAGTGGGATTCTCATTTTGCTATGAAGTTTTCAGACAAAGTGCTGAAAAGTAAATCAGACAAAGAAACGAAAAGCTCAAAATTTTAACCTTAATATGAAGGAATCCAAAGTCATAGCCATCTGGGCGGCCTGCTTTATGCTCATCCTCTCCAGGTACAAAAACTTGGGGGCAAGACTGCGAAGGAGCCGAGAGTGCTTTAGCTATTGCTGTTGCTTTTGATGTTAGTAGAGTTCGATAGTCACCAGTTGCTCCAGGAGCTTCTAGAATATCAATACCAAGTGACAAACCCAGACCAGCAATTATTTTCGTCGGAGCAACCATGCATGGCTGCAAaccatgtttttctaaaaatggCGTAAcctgtaatatatatttttaaaacaataaacGCAATAGTTAGTACATGGACAGTTGAACACACATTTAACAATATCCAAATAAACAACATACCATGAAACTCAAGAGACGTAACCTCAAAATTGCAAATCATACAAATTAAAATCGTTAATTTTGTTTCTAAGTAGTCTATATTAATTTCTACATATTTGACGTGTGCTTGCTTTTCTTCAAAGTAGCACAATTGTAAATGTATTAAAAAGTACCGAAGAGTGATTTTAGTAAATGTTACTTTAATATTTGTAAGAAAAATGTGTAAACCATGTTATGAACATACCTCAATTCGAATGCCACATCCTCTTAAAAGGACTATATTTGCAATATTCTTCCCTTCTGCAGCACGTTTAGCATTCACAGGATGAGAAACCAAAATCTTTGTAATTTCCTTGGACAACTCATTAACAACAGCAGCAGTGTTCCTTGCTTCATGAGAATCATCTAAAGCTTCTGCTTTCAAAAGTAAGCGGTTGTCCTTTAACGGGTCTGTTCCGGATATATTTCCACTCAAATTTGGTCCTTTAACAACCACTCCACATCTATGTTCAGTAGCATATCTACAGAAAGAATTGCAAAAACATACAGAACTGTTAATATTAGTCCGCTGAAATCTTAAGATCCTGTCTTCCTGAACTTGTAAACATCTACATATCAGCTTTACTTTGAGAGttgaattataaaaatttgtattgAAATCTTTAAACTAGATAAAATAGAGCCAGACCGTTGAAGATCATCCTCCAACAATTATGATATGACTAACATAGAGatttatttaaacaatttcTCTAACAAGAAGCCTGTAAAACTCAAGACTGCACCAACAAATAGGAGATTGCCAAAACGTTAGTGGTTACCTACATTATAAACTAAGCCTTAAATGTAATAGCAACCTTAGACATCTTCACCTGACTCTGACTTCATATTCAGGGAAAGATGGAAGCTTCATTCCATCAAGGGCAGCACATAGTATGGGACCTTCTTCTTCAAAGTGCCTGTCAGCTCTTCTGCTAGTGACAACTCCAGTTTTCTCATCAAGAGTTGCAAAATTTGACTGCAGGAAGAAATTTCATCGAGCCATTAGCATGAACAATGCAGAAAAATATTTGAGGCTTATCTCCATTTGAAAAGTAAAGTTAAAGGAGATATTATTTTAACACTACATAGGAATGACACacaatttatatttgtgttctAAGACTTTCTACCTCTCCTAAGACCTTAAGGCCAGCATGCAACAGTATATTCCAAATGAAATCACAATGTTAAACACTCTCTCTTGTAAATTAGTGATAATAGAGATAAAGCCAAATCGAATACAAGAATGTGAGGATAGCGACTGATTGAGAAATATATGTTCCTTATCTAAAATATTTGATCCTTTTTTCTCGAAAAAACAGATAGCAGACaaacaataaatgttttttttctccTCAAAATAAGTGATAGCAGACAAATAATAAATGTCTTGTAGTCAAATCGTAGAATTTAACACAGAATCTTTTACAAGAATTATTAAGTGAGAAGCTACCATTATGCTCTGTAGTAAGCGAATCCAGGAATGCAAGGAATGAAGAGAAAACAAGCACAGGGTTGCCCGTCTTTACTATTATGTGTTGAGAATGAAATATAGGCTACAAGCTTCTGTATGAGAATGAAATATAAGCTACAAGCCTCTCTATATTACACAaggaattaagaaaaatatctaATCTAGGGTgatttaatatcaaaattgacCCAAATTGACAATTGAAACAAGCCACTCAGTTAATTGTCTAGGAAATGGATAATTACTTTAGCTGAGTTTAGCATGTAGAGTCTACCAGTTCCAATCCAAAAACAatgctttattaaaaaaatataatgacaaACCTTAAAAGCAATATCACCAGGAGACATGGCCAATCCAGCCCCCATGGATTCAAAAGCCCCTCGTCCGCGATAATAAACTCGAGGATCATAACCCAACAGAGAAAGATGAGCAGTGTCACTTCCACAAGCTAAGCCAACCTCAACAGGGTCCATCAATCCATTAACCCCAGCAGATGCTATACCATCCAAATTGGGTAACTTTGCTGCCTGAAGAGGTGTCTTGTATCCCAACCTTGGCAATGACACGTCACCCAACCCATCAATCAGCACAAAGGCCACTCTTTTCTTTGGAAACTGTGGACTACCCATTTtcctcctttattttttttctttctcaggTTACACAATAAATAGCAAACCCTAATATATATATTCAGCAATTTCACTCTGACGGTTCCTTCACAAATAGCACAAGCAGCATATTACCAATTTCCTGCCACCATTCAATATATACAAAGATGTTATATTTGAGTAATTGGATTTTACAATTTACAAGACAAAATCAATAATATTCAAGGGATCAATCCCACCGTCCACTAGTAGGTGGCCAGAGCAAAGCTGTATATGAACTGGCCCAGCACAGGAACTTTTAGCACCTGGGGGATTCGAGCCTTAGACTAGAGAGGAGCAAACTCCTAGGTCTCAAGCCTTCACCGCCAGGCCAAACCCATGGGGAATTAGAAACCaacaaaattgaaatacaaTTTCAATTACGTCATCAGCATTCATTTGGGAAAGTTGGGTGTAGTCCGAAATCGTGTCAAATCTTACGATGTGCGGCTGCATCCATTATTCCATTTTTGAGAAAGGGAACATGCTGataaatcatattcaattttgtgaatttgaaagaaaaaaaccttGTGTGATTGAAAGAGATGAGTAATGTAGCAACGATACAACACAAATCTAAcagtttaattattaaaaaaagttaatttatttcattgaaaaaagtTATAACACAAGATACGATAGTATTTGACATCTATTTATTCAACTACTAtcgaaaaagataaaaatgttgTAATCAACTTTAATTAATGTCTATAACTCCTCAATGATCAACATTTCTCAACACATGTAACTCATGCATCTATGGTGTGCGGAAGTAAGAGagtaaaacaaaatatgtttcaaACATTTGTCTGAGTTATCCAACACGTCTCGTATGAGTATTATATAAATGTCGGACACAGAGTGTcgaagtaaataaaaaaacaattttatttaggaCACTTGTTTTAGATGTACGACACGTGTCGTACGAGTGTCAtagcaaaattttaaaattccaATTCCACTTTTGTAACAAATCATATATGATAAGTATAAGAGGATTTATAAACATACCCCAAGCAACATTGCATTCCTCGCTAGTGGCGCTAGTTTCTAAAATACCGAAATTCCAAactttgtaacaaacaaaacaattcaTAACAAAAGCATCAACTTTCTAACATTCTAAAATTCCAATTCTAACTAACTGACAAACAACTTGTTCATAACGAAATTCTGATTCCAATTATAACAAAATTCCATTTCCAATTCTCAATTTTGAAACCCTAAAACAAGCAATTGGAGAAGGAAAGAGAGATTGGAGAATCAACTGGCTTACCTTAGAGTTGAGACCCGAGAGAGAGAGTGGAATAAATAGTGAGACGCGTAtgtattataatttaattttttaaaaattaaaaaatggctATAGCCACTGGCCACACCATGCCCTACCTACTGTAGCTCCGCCCCTACTACGAAACAAGGATGCATGTGAGATTGTAAGGGATTTCTAGAGGTCATGAATTCGAA containing:
- the LOC25497688 gene encoding probable 2,3-bisphosphoglycerate-independent phosphoglycerate mutase; its protein translation is MGSPQFPKKRVAFVLIDGLGDVSLPRLGYKTPLQAAKLPNLDGIASAGVNGLMDPVEVGLACGSDTAHLSLLGYDPRVYYRGRGAFESMGAGLAMSPGDIAFKSNFATLDEKTGVVTSRRADRHFEEEGPILCAALDGMKLPSFPEYEVRVRYATEHRCGVVVKGPNLSGNISGTDPLKDNRLLLKAEALDDSHEARNTAAVVNELSKEITKILVSHPVNAKRAAEGKNIANIVLLRGCGIRIEVTPFLEKHGLQPCMVAPTKIIAGLGLSLGIDILEAPGATGDYRTLLTSKATAIAKALSAPSQSCPQVFVPGEDEHKAGRPDGYDFGFLHIKAIDDAGHDKASILKVKALEAVDTAIGQLARLLWEAESTGNFQFFLCVTGDHSTPVEYGDHSFEPVPFAICRLKDFVGAIGESVVRQTSLDPFPLPSVKSGEDLTFDLETEERGDICSQSYSGDSVYELNEIAAARGCLGRFPGAEMMGIIKNFLNLDEETI